One region of Peribacillus simplex genomic DNA includes:
- a CDS encoding solute symporter family protein, with translation MNWTVIILFALMSIGTLFITYFASKKTKTAGSFYTAGGGLTARQNGLALAGDFMSASTFLGLIGAFSLTGYDGFFLMYGALVSFLVVLFLVAEPLRNLGKYTLADMVTTRFKYKQVRGVTAFNTLVISVMYMLGQLVAAGALFKLLLDIPYNASVIIVGIAMLVFVLFGGMTATSWVQIIKAILLIGGVFILFMIVMWKLNFNFVGIFSDMKTATPMGADYLKAGIKYASGWDAASLSLGLILGTAGLPHILIRFLTVPNAQVARKSVVWVMWIMGAFHIMVIFLGFGAAKLVGTPNIIAANPAGNMAAPLLAQLVGGDILFAFIAAVSFATILAVVAGIVLTGATAFSHDFYNEILKDGKATEKQQMKMARWASVGVTALAIVLSLGLQEFNVAFLASIAFTLAASSNLPVILLTIYWKKFNKTGAIVGMMTGLLGTLLLVALSPNVWNPVPGATIITGNPIFPLNSPGIVSIPLGFLACYLGALFGNRRANLKTVTKDNFNEILVKSNTGHDVKGVVRH, from the coding sequence ATGAATTGGACAGTTATTATTCTATTTGCGCTAATGTCGATAGGCACCCTTTTCATCACGTATTTCGCATCCAAAAAAACTAAAACGGCAGGTTCTTTTTATACGGCAGGGGGCGGGTTGACAGCTAGGCAAAATGGACTCGCATTGGCCGGGGATTTTATGTCTGCTTCAACTTTTTTAGGATTGATTGGGGCATTTTCCCTAACGGGGTATGATGGGTTTTTCCTGATGTATGGGGCACTTGTTTCGTTCCTGGTCGTTTTATTCCTAGTGGCTGAACCTTTACGGAACTTAGGAAAATACACATTGGCCGATATGGTGACTACGAGGTTTAAGTATAAACAGGTCCGGGGAGTGACCGCCTTTAATACTCTGGTGATATCAGTCATGTACATGCTGGGTCAACTTGTTGCGGCAGGTGCTTTATTTAAATTGCTTTTAGACATCCCGTATAATGCATCTGTTATCATCGTAGGTATTGCAATGTTGGTATTTGTTCTATTTGGAGGGATGACTGCAACGAGTTGGGTGCAGATCATTAAAGCCATCCTGTTAATTGGCGGGGTGTTTATATTATTCATGATTGTCATGTGGAAGTTGAATTTTAACTTCGTCGGAATTTTCTCGGATATGAAAACAGCGACACCTATGGGTGCGGACTATTTGAAGGCAGGTATTAAATATGCCAGTGGTTGGGATGCAGCTTCCTTGTCACTAGGCCTTATTCTAGGAACAGCAGGTCTGCCTCACATTTTAATACGTTTTTTGACTGTCCCGAATGCACAAGTGGCAAGAAAGTCGGTTGTTTGGGTGATGTGGATTATGGGTGCTTTTCACATCATGGTCATTTTTCTCGGGTTCGGTGCAGCGAAGTTGGTTGGAACACCGAATATCATTGCTGCAAACCCAGCAGGGAACATGGCTGCACCATTATTGGCCCAACTTGTGGGCGGGGACATTTTATTCGCCTTTATTGCAGCGGTTTCCTTTGCAACGATACTCGCAGTAGTTGCAGGAATCGTGTTAACAGGTGCTACGGCTTTTTCACATGACTTTTATAATGAAATATTAAAAGATGGAAAAGCGACGGAAAAACAGCAAATGAAGATGGCAAGATGGGCTTCCGTAGGTGTGACGGCGCTTGCGATCGTTTTATCATTAGGTCTGCAGGAATTCAATGTAGCGTTTCTAGCATCGATTGCCTTTACATTGGCCGCAAGTTCGAATTTGCCAGTCATCCTTCTTACGATCTATTGGAAAAAATTCAATAAAACCGGTGCAATAGTCGGTATGATGACTGGTCTTTTAGGTACACTTTTGCTCGTAGCCTTAAGTCCAAATGTCTGGAACCCTGTTCCGGGTGCCACCATAATTACAGGTAACCCGATTTTCCCTTTGAATTCACCAGGGATTGTGTCCATTCCGCTTGGGTTCCTGGCATGTTATTTAGGTGCTCTGTTCGGTAACCGCCGGGCAAATTTAAAAACGGTAACAAAAGATAATTTTAATGAAATCCTTGTAAAGTCCAATACTGGACATGACGTTAAGGGTGTTGTGCGACATTGA
- a CDS encoding DUF485 domain-containing protein gives MVQFEKQNPEESEQTKLLDYEKIVVSKEFQQMISDKKKFVIPFTIFFMGYSLLLPFLVFYTDILDHPFIGDITWAWVYGVSITVMSVGVCSIYVRKSERIDEQIKKIIEKEGL, from the coding sequence ATGGTACAGTTTGAAAAACAAAACCCTGAAGAATCGGAACAAACCAAGCTATTGGATTATGAAAAGATTGTTGTTTCCAAAGAGTTTCAGCAGATGATTTCCGATAAAAAGAAATTTGTCATTCCTTTTACGATTTTTTTTATGGGGTATTCCCTTCTGCTGCCCTTCTTAGTTTTTTACACGGATATCCTGGATCACCCTTTCATTGGAGACATAACATGGGCGTGGGTGTACGGTGTCTCCATTACGGTTATGTCTGTAGGGGTTTGCAGCATATATGTAAGGAAATCAGAAAGAATCGATGAACAAATAAAAAAAATCATCGAGAAAGAAGGGCTTTAA
- the hpaD gene encoding 3,4-dihydroxyphenylacetate 2,3-dioxygenase, protein MNFSIIRVARTILNVTDLDKSRAFYVDALGFAETERTNDHIYLRGLEEAHHHSLILQKAEKPSVEVIGYKVEKEEDLKELETIFLSKGMKMKWMNEGTQHALGKSLRVQDISGLPVEFFSKMDKAERLLQKFHLHRGSRVQRIDHVNCSVPNVQKAHDFYVKELGFACSEDTVDESGQLWATWLHRKQTVHDQAFMNGIGPRLHHVGFFLPDPLALIHACDVLASLGYAGSIERGPGRHGLSNAFFLYLRDPDGHRIELYNGDYLTSDPDTEPIHWNLDDPRRQTFWGAKAPDSWFDEASAVLDIISGQEVSLEEPILEKSKPEFII, encoded by the coding sequence ATGAATTTTTCTATTATTCGTGTTGCGAGAACGATACTTAATGTAACAGATTTAGACAAATCAAGAGCCTTTTATGTGGATGCTTTAGGTTTTGCTGAAACGGAACGAACAAATGATCACATATATTTACGTGGTTTAGAGGAAGCGCATCATCACTCGCTTATCTTGCAAAAGGCAGAAAAGCCAAGCGTGGAAGTGATAGGATACAAGGTTGAAAAAGAGGAAGACCTTAAAGAATTGGAAACTATTTTCCTTTCTAAGGGAATGAAAATGAAGTGGATGAATGAAGGAACACAGCATGCACTGGGCAAATCACTCCGAGTTCAGGACATTTCAGGCTTGCCAGTGGAATTTTTCAGCAAAATGGATAAAGCCGAGAGATTGCTGCAAAAATTCCATTTGCATAGAGGTTCAAGGGTCCAAAGGATCGATCATGTGAATTGTAGTGTTCCAAATGTACAAAAAGCCCATGATTTTTATGTGAAAGAATTAGGCTTTGCCTGCTCGGAAGATACTGTCGATGAGTCGGGTCAATTATGGGCCACGTGGCTACATAGAAAACAAACGGTCCATGACCAGGCATTCATGAACGGAATCGGCCCAAGACTTCATCATGTAGGCTTCTTTCTGCCAGACCCCCTTGCGCTTATCCATGCGTGTGATGTGCTGGCATCACTCGGATATGCAGGGTCGATCGAACGCGGGCCCGGAAGACATGGCCTATCGAATGCATTCTTCCTATATTTAAGAGATCCTGACGGTCACAGGATCGAATTATACAATGGGGATTACTTAACGTCTGACCCAGATACCGAACCGATTCATTGGAATCTGGATGATCCAAGGCGTCAGACATTCTGGGGGGCAAAAGCTCCGGATTCATGGTTTGATGAGGCTTCTGCTGTCCTTGATATAATATCAGGTCAAGAAGTTTCTCTTGAAGAACCGATACTGGAAAAAAGCAAGCCTGAATTCATCATCTGA
- the hpaE gene encoding 5-carboxymethyl-2-hydroxymuconate semialdehyde dehydrogenase, whose protein sequence is MPTFPVQDVQHYINGQFVDGASGKTFENLSPFNNQAINNVAEGVKQDIDQAVAAAREAFDNGPWRAMKVAERLKYINRIAELIEENAEEISYLESLDTGLPISQTKKQAARGAENFRFYSEMVKSRLIGESYQMDDTFINYTIHKPIGVAGLITPWNAPFMLETWKIAPALATGNTCVLKPAEWSPLTANKLAQIIDQSGLPKGVFNIVHGFGETAGASLVAHPEVQLISFTGETATGTEIIKNGADTMKRFSMELGGKSPAIIFEDADLEKALDSVVWGIYSFNGERCTANSRLFVHESIIDQFVEELKERVHNIKIGNPMEPGTEIGPLIHRNHFDNVSRYLDIAKDEGADIVSGVIPSEFKEGNYIAPTLLLNCTNDMTVAQEEIFGPVMAVIPFKSEEEVLGMANDVKYGLAAYVWTNDMKRGHRFAQAVDSGMVWVNSQNVRDLRIPFGGSKYSGVGREGGHYSFEFYTETQVIHVAIGEHHIPKFGDFKQNAVSSAEK, encoded by the coding sequence ATGCCAACTTTTCCAGTGCAAGATGTCCAGCATTACATCAATGGTCAATTTGTTGATGGTGCTTCAGGAAAAACATTTGAAAATCTAAGCCCTTTTAATAATCAAGCAATCAATAATGTGGCAGAAGGGGTTAAACAGGACATTGATCAAGCGGTGGCTGCTGCAAGAGAAGCATTCGATAACGGTCCATGGAGAGCGATGAAAGTGGCAGAAAGATTGAAGTACATTAATAGGATAGCTGAATTAATTGAAGAAAATGCCGAAGAAATTTCCTATTTGGAATCACTTGACACTGGGTTGCCGATTAGCCAGACAAAAAAACAGGCAGCAAGGGGAGCGGAGAATTTCCGTTTCTATTCTGAAATGGTGAAAAGCAGGCTTATAGGAGAATCGTATCAAATGGATGACACTTTCATCAATTATACGATTCATAAACCGATTGGAGTGGCGGGATTAATCACTCCTTGGAATGCGCCTTTCATGTTAGAAACCTGGAAAATCGCCCCGGCCCTTGCAACAGGTAATACTTGTGTCCTAAAACCGGCGGAATGGTCTCCCTTGACAGCCAATAAATTGGCTCAAATCATTGATCAATCCGGTTTACCAAAAGGCGTATTCAATATCGTTCACGGTTTTGGGGAGACAGCAGGGGCGTCCTTGGTTGCCCATCCTGAAGTCCAATTGATATCCTTTACCGGGGAAACGGCGACCGGCACTGAAATCATTAAAAATGGTGCGGATACAATGAAACGTTTTTCCATGGAACTCGGAGGTAAATCACCAGCGATCATTTTTGAAGATGCCGATCTAGAAAAGGCCCTGGATTCAGTGGTTTGGGGAATCTATTCATTCAATGGGGAGCGCTGCACAGCTAATTCCAGGTTATTTGTCCATGAATCGATAATAGACCAGTTCGTTGAAGAATTGAAGGAACGTGTTCATAATATCAAAATTGGAAATCCAATGGAACCAGGAACGGAAATCGGACCGCTGATCCATCGAAACCATTTTGATAATGTCTCCCGTTATCTGGATATAGCAAAAGATGAAGGGGCAGATATTGTAAGCGGTGTCATACCGAGTGAATTCAAGGAAGGTAATTATATCGCCCCGACGCTTCTCTTGAACTGTACAAATGATATGACGGTGGCACAGGAAGAGATTTTTGGACCAGTCATGGCAGTCATTCCTTTTAAGTCGGAAGAGGAAGTATTGGGTATGGCCAACGATGTAAAGTATGGGCTTGCTGCTTATGTATGGACCAATGATATGAAGCGTGGGCATAGATTTGCTCAAGCTGTAGATAGTGGTATGGTCTGGGTGAATTCACAAAATGTGAGGGATTTGCGGATACCTTTTGGAGGATCGAAATATAGTGGGGTAGGACGTGAGGGTGGCCATTATAGCTTTGAATTCTATACAGAAACACAGGTTATCCACGTGGCAATTGGAGAACATCATATTCCAAAGTTTGGGGATTTCAAACAAAATGCCGTTTCTTCTGCTGAAAAATAA
- the hpaI gene encoding 2,4-dihydroxyhept-2-ene-1,7-dioic acid aldolase — protein sequence MYEDIKSRLRGSIAPVITPFDDKMEVDVKAIENLVNWHIESGSHGISVCGTTGEPSSLSIEERELVMETAIKTANARVPVAPGTGSANQKETLHLTKRAQEMGAEAALVIVPYYNKPNQQALYNHFKTVADSVDIPLIVYNIPGRTATNLEVKTLARLAEDCKNIIGVKESNKDFEHVNRVLLNCGRDFLLYSGIELLCYPMLAIGGAGHISATANITPKEVAEIYNHWVEGDVDKALDLHYKLMPLNDVLFKETNPGPLKAAMGMMGKINPALRPPMGPPSEPLERELRETLQSYGLIDQVIES from the coding sequence ATGTATGAGGATATCAAAAGTCGTTTAAGAGGATCCATCGCTCCAGTAATCACTCCGTTCGATGACAAGATGGAAGTGGATGTAAAAGCAATTGAAAATCTAGTAAACTGGCATATTGAAAGCGGTTCCCATGGAATCTCGGTATGCGGCACTACCGGGGAGCCCAGTTCACTATCGATTGAAGAGCGGGAATTAGTGATGGAAACGGCAATTAAAACAGCAAATGCCCGTGTTCCGGTCGCACCAGGTACTGGCTCTGCCAATCAGAAAGAAACGTTGCATTTGACAAAAAGGGCACAAGAAATGGGGGCGGAAGCTGCTTTAGTGATCGTTCCCTATTACAATAAGCCAAATCAACAGGCACTTTACAATCATTTTAAAACGGTTGCTGATTCTGTTGACATCCCGCTTATCGTCTATAACATTCCTGGAAGAACGGCGACGAATTTAGAAGTGAAGACATTGGCACGTCTTGCTGAAGATTGTAAGAATATTATTGGTGTAAAGGAATCTAATAAGGATTTCGAACATGTAAACCGTGTCTTATTGAATTGTGGAAGAGACTTCCTCTTATATTCGGGTATCGAATTATTATGCTATCCAATGCTGGCTATCGGAGGAGCAGGACATATTAGTGCTACAGCCAATATCACTCCTAAGGAGGTGGCGGAAATTTATAACCATTGGGTGGAAGGTGATGTGGATAAGGCTCTGGACCTACATTATAAATTAATGCCATTGAATGATGTTTTGTTTAAAGAAACCAATCCAGGACCATTAAAAGCTGCGATGGGGATGATGGGAAAAATCAATCCTGCATTAAGGCCGCCTATGGGCCCGCCTTCGGAACCATTAGAAAGGGAACTGCGTGAAACCCTTCAATCATACGGATTGATTGACCAAGTGATTGAATCATAA
- a CDS encoding GntR family transcriptional regulator — MEDKNKNPSKKQIAYEHLRKLILDGTYGSGQRIIIDQMAKELGLSPIPVREAIRQLESDGLIQYKPYSGAVVTSINESEYIETLSVLSLLEGYAAALSSLTMTDHDFDNLIKLNKEMEKALHHFELELFGKLNECFHAEIYEKCGNSFLMEEIKQAQQRMNRVRKSMFTMVPQRAVQSIREHEIIIKLLQEKASFEEIESLVRKHKLNAISTFKQREESNHDQAL; from the coding sequence ATGGAAGATAAAAACAAAAACCCCAGCAAAAAGCAAATTGCCTATGAGCACCTTCGTAAATTAATTTTGGATGGAACATACGGTTCCGGACAGCGAATCATTATCGATCAAATGGCAAAAGAACTTGGTTTAAGCCCTATTCCTGTCAGGGAAGCGATCAGACAACTGGAGTCTGACGGGCTTATTCAATATAAGCCTTATAGTGGAGCAGTGGTTACAAGCATTAATGAGAGCGAATACATTGAAACCCTTTCTGTTTTATCTTTGCTTGAAGGCTATGCAGCTGCCCTCAGTTCTTTAACGATGACTGATCATGATTTTGATAATCTAATTAAATTAAACAAAGAAATGGAAAAAGCGCTCCATCACTTTGAATTAGAGCTGTTTGGTAAGTTAAACGAGTGTTTTCATGCTGAAATTTATGAAAAGTGCGGAAATTCCTTTTTAATGGAGGAAATTAAACAGGCGCAACAAAGAATGAATAGAGTCAGAAAATCCATGTTCACCATGGTGCCGCAAAGAGCAGTCCAATCCATTCGTGAACATGAAATCATCATAAAGCTTCTACAGGAAAAAGCTTCTTTTGAAGAAATTGAATCATTGGTAAGAAAGCATAAATTGAATGCCATCAGTACATTCAAGCAAAGGGAGGAATCTAATCACGATCAGGCACTATGA
- a CDS encoding pyridoxal phosphate-dependent aminotransferase, protein MKLANRVQSLTPSTTLAITAKAKELKDQGLDIIGLGAGEPDYNTPKHIIDAAFQSMNEGQTKYTPSAGLPKLKEAIAAKLKRDQGLDYKPSEIVVGSGAKHALYTLFQAILDEEDEVIVPIPYWVSYPEQIKLADGKPVYIVGTEENQYKITKEQLEQAITEKTKAVIINSPSNPTGMLYSREELAAIGEVCLAHDILIVSDEIYEKLVYGNAKHTSIAEISPELKKQTIIINGVSKSHSMTGWRIGYAVGEESIIKAMTNLASHSTSNPTTTAQYGAIAAYEGSQEPVEEMRQAFESRLNKAYDKLVEIPGISCIKPQGAFYLFPNVKHAVELTGYSNVDDFSTALLEEAQVAVIPGSGFGAPDNIRLSYATSLELLEAAIERIHSFVKSKMS, encoded by the coding sequence ATGAAATTAGCTAACCGAGTTCAGTCATTAACGCCATCAACAACATTGGCCATCACGGCAAAAGCAAAGGAACTTAAGGACCAAGGTCTTGATATTATTGGTTTGGGGGCAGGGGAACCAGACTATAATACGCCCAAACATATTATAGATGCAGCCTTTCAATCCATGAATGAAGGTCAAACTAAATACACGCCATCAGCTGGTCTGCCGAAGCTAAAAGAAGCAATTGCGGCTAAATTGAAGCGTGATCAAGGCTTGGATTACAAACCTTCTGAAATTGTAGTAGGCTCAGGTGCAAAGCATGCACTTTACACATTGTTTCAAGCGATTCTGGATGAAGAAGACGAAGTCATCGTTCCGATACCTTATTGGGTAAGTTATCCAGAACAAATCAAGCTTGCTGACGGAAAGCCGGTTTATATTGTAGGTACGGAAGAAAATCAATATAAAATCACTAAGGAACAATTAGAACAAGCGATTACCGAAAAAACGAAAGCGGTTATCATCAACTCGCCAAGCAATCCAACTGGTATGCTTTATTCCAGGGAAGAACTAGCGGCTATCGGGGAAGTTTGCCTAGCTCATGATATATTGATCGTTTCCGACGAAATTTACGAAAAATTGGTTTATGGAAATGCTAAACATACATCCATTGCAGAGATTTCACCTGAATTGAAAAAGCAAACGATCATCATCAATGGTGTTTCTAAATCGCATTCGATGACAGGCTGGAGAATTGGTTATGCCGTTGGTGAAGAGTCCATCATTAAAGCAATGACGAACCTTGCTAGCCATAGCACGTCAAACCCTACGACAACTGCTCAATATGGAGCGATTGCCGCCTATGAAGGTTCGCAGGAGCCCGTGGAAGAAATGCGTCAGGCATTCGAAAGCCGCTTGAATAAGGCATATGATAAATTGGTTGAGATTCCAGGTATAAGCTGCATTAAACCACAGGGAGCATTTTACTTATTCCCGAACGTTAAACATGCAGTTGAATTAACTGGCTACAGCAATGTTGATGATTTTTCGACTGCGTTGCTGGAGGAAGCTCAAGTGGCTGTTATACCAGGTTCAGGATTTGGTGCACCTGATAATATCAGGCTCTCTTATGCAACTTCATTGGAATTGCTGGAAGCAGCCATTGAAAGAATCCATTCATTCGTTAAATCAAAAATGTCATAA
- a CDS encoding DUF5590 domain-containing protein gives MKKWLIIASILVLCFIGFVSGAYIKAMQPKKEAGNEAFKKAKEKGGLVTMDEFYLYNGKDSYSVIIGKGEKGTKKVVWLPEDKKKEIVVENYKDGKSKKEILSIVKDKLNPQKIISVKLGMEKNVPLWEVTYLDKSERFNYDYYDFKTGKWLKYYRSI, from the coding sequence TTGAAAAAATGGTTGATTATTGCTTCTATCCTAGTCCTTTGTTTTATCGGATTTGTCAGCGGTGCATATATTAAAGCGATGCAGCCTAAAAAAGAAGCTGGTAATGAGGCTTTTAAAAAGGCGAAGGAAAAGGGCGGCCTTGTGACCATGGATGAATTCTACCTTTATAATGGAAAGGATTCATACTCCGTCATCATTGGTAAGGGAGAAAAAGGGACTAAAAAAGTAGTCTGGCTTCCTGAGGACAAGAAGAAAGAAATAGTAGTGGAAAATTATAAAGATGGTAAATCAAAAAAAGAAATCTTAAGCATTGTCAAAGATAAACTCAATCCCCAAAAAATCATTTCAGTTAAGCTGGGCATGGAAAAGAATGTTCCTCTTTGGGAAGTAACTTATCTTGATAAATCCGAGCGTTTTAACTATGATTATTATGATTTTAAAACTGGGAAATGGCTTAAGTATTATCGAAGCATTTAG
- a CDS encoding YpmA family protein gives MESKIEVISTVRLQHSPDLYKIVDSLNRTLKKDDLMFGLALDSEDQEKAIFTIYRT, from the coding sequence ATGGAGAGTAAAATAGAAGTAATTTCGACAGTCAGGTTGCAACATTCTCCTGATCTGTATAAAATTGTGGATTCTTTGAACCGAACATTAAAAAAAGATGACTTAATGTTCGGTCTGGCATTGGATTCCGAAGATCAAGAAAAAGCGATATTTACAATTTATCGTACATAG
- the dinG gene encoding ATP-dependent DNA helicase DinG: protein MTQRYVVVDLETTGNSPKKGDRIIQFAGVVIENDQIVDEYSTFIHPGQEISLFIEELTGISNETVKNAPDFEDVAENIARLIEGACFVAHNVLFDLSFLQEELVRCGFEPFYGSTLDTVELAKILKPTSDGYKLHQLAKEENLDHSRPHQADSDAYATALLLLELKKKLMKLPVMTLKQLYRLSYSLQSEISELIDACIASKLAKAEVHSPELITYRGLAFKKAVVESDHKDTESEFPLDNEEKIALLQRAFPAFEARSGQLDMMNMIHHSFESSHDAIIEAGTGIGKSLGYLLPAVYFARKHQKPVVVSTYTLQLQDQLLQNEVPKLKAILPFTFQAVLLKGRSNYLSLAKFERALREKEDNYETALTKMQILVWLTETVTGDKDELNLTSGGQLFWNRLQSDGLTYAGLKQPWLELDFFERAKRTAAKADIIITNHSFLMTDLLTEDALIPKKGYLILDEAHHLEQAASKQLGSRLNYISVKTVLNRIGTSDQKQLLYKLDRLLLNKGLTDGKPTYELDQKLNDFSYEFEQLFYYISNQAEKLSRSMSPKRLSFKIDDGRWGKAILVAERLVDLLGYIITELEKRLALLLNNESPLGKNSLFYLNDIEVLLGKLQDTRDSLHEFFIKPHEENIYWLDYTNAAPQHGVTLTVQPIAGSKWLWDSYFGHQKSVVMTSATLVVKDSFNYFKEQLGLENEPMQTARFPSPFPYKELVKVLVPNDIPDINCLSMEEFSETAANHIIAAAQAAKGRMMVLFTSHEMLRATYYSIKDTGVLDEFTLFAQGISGGSRMRLLRNFQNFEKAVLFGTTSLWEGVDIPGEDLSCLIIVRLPFSPPDEPVTAAKCQLLEKQGRNPFSAYSLPEALLRFRQGFGRLIRTPEDKGILVILDRRIVTAKYGSEFQKAIPQVDWHQTSIIEMADMIEEWI, encoded by the coding sequence ATGACGCAACGATATGTAGTGGTTGATTTGGAAACAACAGGGAATTCCCCAAAAAAAGGGGATAGGATTATTCAATTTGCTGGCGTGGTCATCGAAAATGACCAAATTGTCGATGAATACTCGACATTCATCCACCCTGGTCAGGAAATTTCCTTGTTTATTGAAGAATTGACCGGAATAAGCAACGAGACGGTAAAAAATGCACCTGACTTTGAAGATGTCGCAGAAAATATTGCCCGGCTGATAGAAGGGGCTTGTTTTGTTGCCCATAATGTTTTATTTGACTTATCTTTTTTACAGGAGGAACTAGTACGCTGTGGATTTGAGCCGTTTTATGGTTCCACCCTTGATACAGTGGAGTTAGCAAAAATATTAAAACCAACATCCGATGGATACAAGCTGCACCAACTGGCTAAAGAAGAAAACCTAGATCATTCCAGGCCCCATCAAGCGGATAGTGATGCATATGCCACCGCTTTATTATTGTTGGAATTGAAAAAAAAGCTGATGAAACTTCCAGTGATGACGCTTAAACAGTTATATCGATTATCTTATTCCTTACAAAGTGAGATTTCCGAATTGATAGATGCTTGCATTGCAAGCAAACTTGCTAAAGCAGAAGTCCATTCACCTGAACTTATAACTTATCGGGGCCTTGCATTTAAAAAGGCAGTCGTTGAAAGTGATCATAAAGACACGGAGTCAGAATTCCCGCTCGATAATGAGGAAAAAATAGCCTTGCTTCAACGTGCATTTCCGGCTTTTGAAGCAAGAAGCGGACAGCTTGATATGATGAACATGATTCACCATTCCTTCGAATCCAGCCATGATGCAATCATTGAAGCTGGGACAGGTATTGGAAAATCCTTAGGTTATCTGCTTCCAGCCGTTTATTTTGCAAGAAAACATCAAAAACCGGTCGTCGTTTCGACATATACGCTTCAGCTACAGGATCAACTTCTCCAAAACGAGGTTCCTAAGCTGAAGGCAATCCTTCCCTTCACCTTTCAAGCTGTTTTGTTAAAGGGGAGAAGTAATTATTTGAGTTTGGCAAAGTTTGAAAGGGCATTGCGTGAAAAGGAAGATAATTATGAAACGGCATTAACGAAAATGCAGATATTGGTTTGGCTTACTGAAACCGTAACAGGAGATAAAGATGAATTGAATCTTACAAGCGGTGGTCAGCTGTTTTGGAATAGACTGCAAAGTGATGGTCTTACATACGCCGGTTTAAAACAGCCCTGGCTTGAATTGGACTTTTTTGAAAGGGCCAAAAGAACGGCGGCCAAGGCGGATATCATCATTACTAATCATTCATTTTTAATGACGGATCTACTGACAGAAGACGCCTTGATTCCCAAAAAAGGGTATCTGATACTCGATGAAGCACACCATTTGGAACAGGCTGCATCTAAACAACTAGGAAGCAGACTTAACTATATTTCGGTGAAGACGGTTTTGAACAGAATAGGGACATCAGATCAAAAGCAATTATTGTACAAATTGGACAGATTACTCTTAAATAAGGGACTGACAGATGGGAAGCCGACGTATGAATTAGACCAAAAGCTGAATGATTTCTCCTATGAATTCGAACAGCTATTTTATTACATCTCCAATCAGGCGGAAAAACTTTCACGTTCCATGAGTCCGAAACGGCTTTCATTTAAAATTGATGATGGTAGATGGGGTAAAGCGATCCTGGTGGCTGAGCGATTGGTGGACTTGTTAGGGTATATCATTACGGAGTTAGAGAAAAGATTGGCTCTTTTATTGAATAATGAGTCCCCCTTAGGGAAAAATTCATTGTTTTACTTAAATGATATCGAAGTCCTGCTTGGAAAATTGCAGGACACAAGGGACTCCTTACATGAATTTTTCATTAAGCCGCATGAAGAGAATATATATTGGCTTGATTATACGAATGCGGCACCTCAGCATGGGGTGACACTGACGGTTCAGCCGATTGCAGGAAGTAAATGGTTGTGGGATTCCTATTTCGGGCACCAAAAAAGTGTGGTAATGACATCAGCGACCCTTGTCGTGAAGGATTCTTTCAATTATTTTAAAGAACAACTCGGTTTAGAGAATGAGCCAATGCAGACAGCAAGGTTTCCTTCGCCTTTTCCATATAAGGAACTCGTAAAGGTTCTGGTTCCAAATGATATACCGGATATCAATTGCTTATCAATGGAGGAATTTTCCGAAACCGCGGCAAACCACATTATTGCCGCAGCTCAGGCAGCCAAAGGCAGGATGATGGTATTATTCACCTCGCATGAGATGCTGCGGGCAACCTATTATTCCATCAAAGACACTGGGGTTCTGGATGAGTTCACCCTCTTTGCACAAGGGATTTCTGGTGGAAGCCGTATGAGGCTGCTCAGGAATTTCCAAAACTTCGAGAAAGCCGTCCTTTTTGGGACAACAAGCCTTTGGGAAGGAGTCGATATTCCAGGCGAGGATTTATCTTGTTTAATCATCGTCAGGCTGCCTTTTTCTCCACCGGATGAACCAGTGACAGCAGCAAAGTGCCAACTTCTCGAGAAGCAAGGGCGCAATCCTTTCTCTGCGTATTCTTTACCAGAAGCGCTGTTAAGGTTCCGACAAGGATTCGGCAGGCTTATACGCACTCCAGAAGATAAAGGGATTTTGGTTATTCTCGATCGCCGCATCGTCACTGCCAAATATGGTTCTGAATTTCAAAAGGCCATTCCGCAAGTCGACTGGCACCAAACCTCAATAATAGAAATGGCTGATATGATAGAAGAGTGGATTTAA